Genomic DNA from Schistocerca gregaria isolate iqSchGreg1 chromosome 4, iqSchGreg1.2, whole genome shotgun sequence:
ggagtgtatatatgaaataAAAGGTACCACCccataaatttagagaaagcttttgacaaagctgTCTTGTTTGCACATTTTGAAATTATGAAgaaagcaggaataaaatacaggctgCAAAAGGTTATTTATAATCTGTGCAGAAATGAGACTGCAACTGTAAGAGTCGAAGAACAGGAAAGAGAAGCTTAGCTGAGAAAGAAGTGAGAAAGGATTTCAGCATATTCCCAATGTTAGTCAACTGCACACTAAGCAAGCATTAAAGGAGGAGCTTGGAATGAGaggtaaagttcagggagaagaaaatctGCAGTTACCaaggacattttaattctgtcacagatggcaaaagccttggaagagcagttgaatagaatttaTAGTGACTGGAAAATCGATTACAAGACCAACAACATTATGGCATGAAAAGATTGTTACCCACAACATAGAGGAGTTTGCATCTGACATGAAAGCACTCTATTTGGGGTGAGTAGCAGTGTGGAGGAAGAGGTATAGCATGGGGAGGGGTATGGGATAGCAGTGTAGGGGTGCGGTACGATGATACTGCTGCCAGTGGGAGTATGCAGGGACATGATAGGGCTATTAGGTGAAGCAAGGATTTCTGTATAGGGAAAGGGGTTGAGGAAAGTGGAGGAGAAAAGTAGGGAAGGGAAAGACTAAGTAGATGCATTGGCAGGATCGAAGGCATTTGTAGTAATTGAGTGGGAGCACAGAAGGAGATAGGTAGGTGGAACACAGAATAGCAAAGGTTGAGGGGTAGGGAATTATGAGAATGAAGGATAAGGTATAGAGGGTGTGCCCATCTGTTCAGTTCAgaaaatttggtgttggtgggaaggtttggtcacagtttggagatggccattcatgtggacagacagcttgtttgttgtcatgcccATATAGAATGTGGCACATTGCATGCAGCTTAACtagtagatcacatggctgctttcaggtGTTCTTGCCTTTGATGGAGTAGGAGATGCCCAAGGAAGTACTGGGGTAATTGATAGTGCAAGGATGTATGGGACTGGTCTTGCACCTACTTATACCATAGAATATGAGCCATGagacaaggggttgggagcagggttaCAGTAAGGACAGACAAGAATACTAGGTAAGTTGGGTGTATAGTCGAATACCAaatgggagggggggaaggggagtaTAGAGTATAGAGGGAGCACACTTCTCACTTCAGAGCCTAATAAGTAGTAGTCTAAatactggcagagaatgtgattcagaatTTTCAttccttggtggtactgcattatgAGAGGCATAACATTAAATTAGATAATAGATGCACttttcattccaactgatccgAAGTGAGGAGATCATCTAGTATTTGGAACATGTCATAAATCAAGAATACACGATAAATATtcacaaaataagaacagaaatGCTAATGTACCTCGTCCCAtgcacaatggaccttgccgttggtggggaggcttgtatgcctcaacgatacagatagccatactgtaggtgcaaccacaacggaggggtatctgttaagaggccagacaaacgtgtggttcctgaagaggggcagcagccttttcagtagttgcaggggcaacagtctggatgattgactgatttggccttgtaacattaaccaaaatggccttgctgttgtggtactgcgaatggctgaaagtaaggggaaactacagctgtaatttttcccgagggcatgcagcttttctgtacggttaaatgatgatggcatcctcttgggtaaaatatcccagaggtaaaatagtcccccattcggatctctgggcagggactactcaggaggacatagttttcaggagaaagaaaactggcattctacaaatCGGagagtagaatgtcagatcccttaatcgggcaggtaggttagaaaatttaaaaagggaaatgaataggttaaagttagatatagtgggaattagtgaagtttggtggcaggaggaacaagacttctggtcaggtgaatacagggttataaatacaaaatcaaataggggtaatgcaggagtaggtttaataatgaataaaaaaataggagtgcgggtaagctacaacaaacagcatagtgaacgcattattgtcgccaagatagaaacgaagccaccgcctactacagtagtacaggtttatatgccaactagctctgcagatgatgaagaatttaatgaaatgtgtgatgatataaaggaaattattcaggtagtgaagggagacgaaaatttaatagtcatgggtgactagaatttgacagtaggaaaagggagagaaggaaacatagtaggtgataatGGATTgggtttaagaaatgaaagaggaaactgtctggtagaattttgcacagagcataacttaatcacagctaacacttggttcaagaatcataaaagaaggttgtatacatggaagaatcctggacatactaaaaggtatcagatagattatataatggtaagacagagatttaggaaccaggttttaaattgtaggacatttccagaggcaaatgtggactctgacacaatctgttgcttatgaagtgtagattaaaactgaagaaatttcaaaaaggtgggaatttaaggagatgggacctggataaactgactaaaccagaggttgtacagagtttcagggagagcataaaggaacaattgacaggaatgggggaaagaaatacagtagaagaagaaagggtagctttgagagatgaagtggtgaaggcagcaaaggatcaagtaggtaaaaagacgagggctagtagaaatccttgggtaacagaagaaatattgaatttaattgatgaaaggagaaaatataaaaatgtagtaaatgaagcaggcaaaaaggaatacaaacgtctcaaaaatgtgattgacaggaagtgcaaaatggctaagcaggcatggctagaggacaaatgtaaggatgtggaggcttatctcactaggggtaagatagatacagcctacagaaaaattaaagagacctttggagaaaagagaaccacttgtataagtatcaagagctcagatggaaacccagttctaagcaaagacaggaaagcggaaaggtggaaggagtatatagagggtctatacaatggcaatgtacttgaggacaatattatggaaatggaagaggatgtagatgaagatgaaatgggagatacgatactgcctgaagagtttgacagagcactgaaagacgagtcaaaacaaggccccgggagtagacaagattccattagaactactgacggccttgggagaaccagtcctgacaaaactctaccatctggtgagcaagatgtatgagtcaggcgaaataccctcagacttcaagaagaatataataattacaatcccaaagaaagcaggtgttgacagacgtgaaaattacagaacaatcagtttaataagccacagctgcaaaataataacacgaattctttacagatgaatggaaaaactagcagaagccgaccttggggaagatcagtttggattctgtagaaataatggaacacgtgaggcaatactgaccttacgacttatcttagaagaaaaattaaggaaaggcaaacctacctttctagcatttgtagacttagagaaagcttttgacaatgttgactggaatactctctttcaaattgtaaaggtggcaggggtaaaatacagggagtgaaaggctatttacaatttgtacagaaaccagatggcagttataagagtcgagggacatgaaacggaagcagtgtttgggaagggagtaagacagggttgtagcctctccccgatgttattcaatctgtatattgagcaagcaataaaggaaacaatagaaaatttcggtgtaggtattaaaatccatggagaagaaataaaaactttgaggttcgccgatgacattgtcattctgtcagagacagcaagggacttggaagagcagttgaatggaatggacagtgtcttggaaggaggatataagatgaacagcaacaaaaacaaaacgaggataatggaatgtagtcaaattaagtcgggtgatactgagggaattagattaggaaatgagacacttaaagtagtaaaggagttttgctatttggggagcaaaataactgatgatggtcgaagtagagaggatataaaatgtagactggcaatggtaaggaaagcgtttctgaagaagagaaatttgttaacatcgagtatagatttaagtgtcaggaagtcttttctgaaagtatttgtatgtagtgtagccatgtatggaagtgaaacatggacaataactagtttggacaagaagagaatagaagttttagaaatgtggtgctacagaagaatgttgaagattaggtgggtagaccacgtaactaatgaggaggtattgaataggattggggagaagagaagtttgtggcacaacttgactagaagaagggatgggttggtaggacatgtcctgaggcatcaagggatcaccaatttagtattggagggcagcatggatgtgtgaaaatcatagagggtgaccaagagatgaatacactaagcagattgtgaaggacataggttgcagtaagtactgggagatgaagaagcttgcataggacatagtagcatggagagttgtgtcaaaccagtctcaggactgaagaccacaacaacaacaacattaaagaatTTCTAGGAAATTGAATGAATTGAATGAAATTTCATTTAAATCAGATATTCTTTTTGATACCCCCTGTTTTCTAATTTTCTGGAAAGGAGACTGAGATttacacagtcagatgcctttCACACATCACAAAGTATATTTGTAGTCTGTAATTTATTGTGTAATAAATTAAGTTCtttctcactgtatgtgtacatagcCTTCTCAATACTGAAATCCTAAGAAAAATGAATTGTGACttgtataatattttatttgtggtcagatggttaaaAAGAGGACGGTATATTGTCTTTTCTAAAATCTTTGATGATGTGTGAAATCAGATGGAAATTTGACAGTATTTCTTCATCTCCTTCTTATATAAAACTTTACTTAGCATATTTCAATCATTTAAGAAATGTTACACTGATAAAAGACTGGCtacacaaataatttaaaatgtaacCAAACTCAAAGGAATACTATTTAATCAAATTTGTTGATATATTACCATAGCAACTAGAAtttttgattttaaggattttatgttgGAAATTACTTCTACTGATGATGTGAGAGTCATACTCATATTATTGTAGTGATTTGTAGTGACTGGTCAGAGACATTCTTTCATGGCATCTGCTGAACCTGAAAATCcgatcttttcagtaacagttaggaAATGCTTATTGAAAAGTTCAAAAACACTGCACACATCAGTTACCCATGTATCATTTTCTTGATGCTATATATTCCTCTATGTCACTGATTCTACAGTCTCTTCCTTCATTATATCCCATAttgcctttattttgttatctgatgtgaACTATTCCTTTCTGGTAATGCATTTACTTTGATGTCTGTATTACTGTCTTCCatattttgcaatatgttttgtaATAATCTATAAAATTTACATCAGAGCTGACTGATAagagtttcctttttttttcttacaagagtttccttttttttccttctttgagtAGTAATCTATGCACTTTTTTTTATAGATGTTTGTCTAATCTGGGTTAGTTATGGGGAAAATAGTTTTCAAGTAAGTTATGGACACTATTAATAAAAGTGTTGAATTTCTCATTCATGTTATGAGCATTGCACACACCACTCCAATTCATATCTTTGAGGAGTTTcctgaaacacacattttttggCTTGCTGACTACCCATTGGAACCACGTTTAGtagaatttatattgtgatcagcATTAACATTtagcaaaaataacaaaatgtgatgGTCTCAGAGGATACTAATTATtggttttataatataattttgttcattaaatatTTCTATAATGATTTTATCAATGCCCATCTTTGAGACCTTATCTATTCTAGTTGGGGAGTTAACAGTATGTATGTTAAATGACAATGCTGCTAACTGTAATAAGTTCTTACTGGGAGAGGTTTCAAGagaatcaatattaaaatcaccagcaaccacaattttttatttcttgttattaaataggccacctactacagtagtacaagtttatatgccaactagctctgcagatgatgaagaaattgaagaaatgaatgatgaaataaaagaaattattcagatagtgaagggagacgaaaatttaatagtcatgggtgactggaattcgagtgaaggaaaagggagagaaggaaacatagtaggtgaatatagattgggggtaagaaatgaaagaggaagctgtctggtagaattttgcacagagcacaacttaatcatagctaacacttggtgcaaggatcataaaagaaggttgtatacatggaagaatcctggagatactaaagggtagcagatagattatataatggtaagacagagatttaggaaccaggttttaaattgtaagacatttccaggggcagatgtggactctgaccacaatctattggttatgacctgtagattaaaactgaagaaactgcaaaaaggtgggaatttaaggagatgggacctggataaactgactaaaccagaggttgtacagtgtttcagggagagcataagggaacaattgacaggaatgggggaaagaaatacagtagaagaggaaagggtagctttgagagatgaagtggtgaaggcagcaaaggatcaagtaggtaaaaagacgagggctagtagaaatccttgggtaacagaagaaatattgaatttaattgatgaaaggagaaaatataaaaatgtagtaaatgaagcaggcaaaaaggaatacaaacgtctcaaaaatgtgattgacaggaagtgcaaaatggctaagcaggcatggctagaggacaaatgtaaggatgtagaggcttatctcactaggggtaagatagatactgcctacaggaaaattaaagagacctttggagaaaagagaaccacttgtatgaatatcaagagctcagatggaaacccagttctaagcaaagacaggaaagcggaaaggtggaaggagtatatagagggtctatacaggggcaatgttcttgaggacaatattatggaaatggaagaggatgtagatgaagatgaaatgggagatacgatactgcctgaagagtttgacagagcactgaaagacctgagtcaaaacaaggccccgggagtagacaagattccattagaactactgacggccttgggagaaccagtcctgacaaaactctaccatctggtgagcaagatgtatgagacaggcgaaataccctcagacttcaagaagaatataataattacaatcccaaagaaagcaggtgttcacagatgtgaaaattaccgaactatcaattttaataagtcacagctgcaaaatgctaacgcgagttctttaaagacgaatggaaaaactagtagaagccgacctcggggaagaccagtttggattccgtagacatgttggaacacgtgaggcaatactgaccttacgacttatcttagaagctagattaaggaagggcaaacctacgtttctagcatttgtagacttagagaaagcttttgacaatgttgactggaatactctctttcaaattctaaaggtggcaggggtaaaatacagggagtgaaaggctatttacaatttgtacagaaaccagatggcagttataagagtcgaggggcatgaaacggcagcagtgtttgggaagggagtaagacagggttgtagcctctccccaatgttattcaatctgtatattgagcaagcaataaaggaaacaatagaaaatttcagtgtaggtattaaaacccatggagaagaaataaaaactttgaggttcgccgatgacattgtaattctgtcagagacagcaaaggacttggacgagcagttgaatggaatggacagtgtcttgaaagtagggtataagatgaatatcaacaaaagcaaaatgaaggtaatggaatgtagttgaattaagtcaggtgatactgatggaattagattaggaaatgagacacttaaagtagtaaaggagttttgctatttggagagcaaaacaactgatgatggtctaagtagagaggatataaaatgtagactggcaatggcaaggaaagcatttctgaacaagagaaatttgttaacatcgagtatagatttaagtgtcagtaagtcattgctgaaaatatttgtatggagtgtagccatgtatgggagtgaaacgtggacgataaatagtttggacaagaagagaatagaagctttcgaaatgtggtgctacagaagaatgctgaagattagatgggtagatcacataactaatgagaaagtattgaataggattggggagaagagaagtttgtggcacaacttgaccagaagaagggattggttggtaggacatgttctgaggcatcaagggatcaccaatttagtattggagggcagtgtgcaggataaaaatcgtagagggagaccaagagatgaatacactaagcagattcagaaggatgtaggttgcagtaggtactgggagatgaagaagcttgcacaggatagagtagcatagagagctgcatcaaaccagtctcaggactgaagaccacaacgacaacaaataGGCCAACAGTGCTTCAAATATATTTATGACTAGATTAAAATTACTTGCTGTTACTTGGTATAAACTTACCATTGTCGATGATTTATTATGAAATTCTCCTTCTGTTTTACATGCACACAAAAGAGAGTTGGCTTTTCACATTAACTACGATAAAAACTGGGTTGAAGTAAAGTTGCCGCTGATTGGTGAAAATTTTTAGACAGTAACTGTGTTTGCTGATGTAATGTTTCAGAATTATGCTGTTTAGTTTCTTTCTCAAGCTGAAGGTTCATTTCAATCCTGATTTCTCTATTTCTCTTAGAACTTAACCTCTTCTGTCCTACATAGCTTAAAAAAGATGCTGCTACCACATCTGTAACCAGTACTGCTATTTTTCCGCTCGTGGCAGTGATCCTCCACCACCACCAGAAGAAATTTCCCCCTGTTAGCCCAGCCAGTTAACCCTTCCTTTTCCTGTTGAAGTGTAGACCATGCCTTGTacaatcccacctactgagagaatcaagaaGGAGCCACACCAATATGTGACCCCACACCTGACCCAAGCACCAGTTCCATTTCCATATTAACTCTCCTCACAGAAGAGTTCTAATGAGGTTGGTCATGGGTCACGGAATCTCAGTACAGATACAAAGTCCATACTGGTATGTCtagatgctgatgcaatctttatcACATCACACTCTATtattgtacccaggatctctgtcaatacagtTGCCTGACTCATCCACAATAACCATAGTGTCTTCACTAGCAAAGTTTTTACAAATTAGACTAGCACTggctttaaaaaaattggtgacttgGCATTCTGACCTTAATTCATCCCGCAGAAGTTGAATTACATTCTTACTCAATTTTCTACAGAACATATCTTACACTCTGTCTACACCTCCCTCTGCCTGAGGAttatcagtttctaactgaagcaacaactCCTACTTATTTttcacattcaccacaaagctgtctgatgaaGTTCTAGGcctgtttcttctgttacctgttgctatttcccacctctctttatattctccctccttaacctgtccagaTATTTCCCAGCCTGATGTAACTCAGCCTGCAGGGCTGcaattttcctctcctgttccactatcttcctatctctactacatatcctacaGAATcactatggaaaatccaggatggaatgtaacagtattatgaaaaggatagttgccagtcatcatatagtggagatgctgagtcgcagagaggcacaacaaacagactgtcagaaagcaagcttttggccaacaaagccttcatcagaaacagacaacatatacacacacaatgTATATTGTCTATTTCCAACGAATGCCTTGTTggacaaaagctcactttctgatggtctatttgttgtgcctacctgcaactcagcatctcagtTATATGATGCATGGCAACtagccttttcataatactgttagaaTGACTGATGAGTCTCCaattcccacaccactacagtcaCCCCAATGGAAAAAACTACTGCGTCCATCACACCAAACCCCAAAGCAAAGAATTCTATGGTAAGTCAGGCACTTTTCATCCATGACAAAATTAACACTTTAATGATCGTAAAGCAATTCAATTActgcaaaacaagaaaacatgttTACAAAAACTAGTCCTACTCCCAGCTGTATGCAGAAAGAAAACTACTACATGCACACTTTTTTGATCCAGAAAGTTAAATTCACACTATGTTTAAGAAATAACTTTACTAGCTGAACAGAAAAAACAACAATTACATGAGATTGTTTAAGTTTAATGcactaaaatgtaaacaaaaacatGACTTTAACAAGATTGTTTAAGTTTACTGcactaaaatgtaaacaaaaatatgaCTTTAACTCTACTTTATGACATTTTCTTGTTTTCGGGAATAATACCCAAATAAAAGTGAAACTTTTAATGGTAAGCTTGGAAACACTCTAATACAAATCTTTAATTAGTTATCAGTATTAAataaagtttcatttcagtttaaatcACTTATCTGTACAAGAGCACAAAATTCATGCATTTTGCCTGTAACAGGGCTACCAACATGGTGCTCCTTGGTAGCCAGACAGCAGGCATGTGGGACAGAGGGGCAGCAGAAATCACCATGGCTAGACTGTACAGATGGGAACACTCGATGCAGAATGGAttacagctgtcaaagtggaggtatagtTGGtgactggtaggtttgatgtggatggaggtactgatgtagccatttctGAGGTGGATGATGATATCAAGGAAGATGGCTTGTTGGACAAAGATATTACTGCATCTGAAGCAGGTAAGGGGCTGCTGATACTGAGTAAGTGTTTAAGAAGGCCAAAGAGCTAACATCATCATCTCCTATTCGCCCCAAGAAAGAAGCAGTGTACCCAATTTGTCTTCATATAGAGTAAATTATGCATGCAGGAATGAGTTAGTGTACTAAACATTTACACACAGTATGTACCGAAGATGGAACATGGGAACTAATGCATTTTTCACCAACTGGGATGTCAGGAATGACATGAAAACCATATgaagactggccagcacaccgacccCTCATCGTTAATGAGCTGGGCTGATTTGATATGGGGCTGGCATACCTccctgtcccaaaagaggtaacattAACCCATTTGGCTACCTGGGTGGGCTCCAGATGAGGGGCTTCGGCTTCTTGGtggataggaaggattcctctagatagccCATGAAGAGTTTGGTATCAGATGGTGTCATGCAGGTGCCAATTGTTGTacaacagatttgtttgtaggtgataccTTCATCATGGTAGGTGCTGTTATTGATACTGTAAAAGTTACGGAACTCAGAGGTTTATGATCTGTAATAtgtcatgattttcttttattcCAAGTGACATTAATGTAGAATTGTTTAAATGATAATGCTCCTGTCACTGACTGTTATTTATTTCCTCCTGGATACGCTATTGcagttttgactttttagccattaTCTAGTGATTTATTAATGTCTTTTTGAGATCGGTTCCAGTGTGCGTTGCAGTACATGTCAAGAATATTGTTTGACCATACAGGGATTGTTATGTTAATGCCACACTTATAACAGTTAAATGATAAAAGCAGATCTATAACATGTAGCTCCCAGTTCAGCTTCTTATCAGTATAAAAATCCTAGAGTTTTGACTGTATGTTTCATGTATTATTTGTAGCGCTGTGGTCAGGCTTTTTGCAGTACTGAATTTATGTATTGTGTTTTATTGAAGTCTAATGACACACCATTTCCAGAAAATCACATAACATTCTTGGATAAATTGTAGTTCACTTGTTGTACAGAGGTCATTTAATTGAAAATGCTTCAAAATGTATACAACTGTAGCATATTAGTTGTAGGTTATGTATGTGAATATCACACAGTAGTTTTGTTCATAATGCACCAACAAATTCATTCAGTAACTTGTATTGATTTGTGTCTTTGAAAAATCAGTAAAAGATGCAATATAGCCTAGtggttatttaaaaaaattgggGTGTTTCTGCATTTAAAATTTATCTTACCTGAGTTCCATCAGAAATCATGTGAAGAAGTTTCTCATTCTCAGCCTCTAGCACTTCAGCTTTCTTCTTCAGACGATTAACTTCTGCTTCAAGCTCCACAACACGCCTCTGCAAACCCTCAGCTGAACTTCCAGCTTCTACTATGGTAGGTGAAGTAAATTCCTGTCCGCTAGTAATACCTTCAGCTCTCATCCGTAGCTCATCTGCTTTTTGAAGTGCAGCTAAATACATAAGTTCCTTCCGTTCCATTGACTGTATCCTCCTTTTTAGTTGCATTTCATTTGTGGCAATTTCTtgcaattttttcatattttcaataTCATCTGGTGTGAGACTTCCAGATGGTTTTGGACCTACACTTGCCAACTCTTCTGAATCTTTGATACCACGAACTACATTTTCAAGTTCTTGAAGTCTTCTAGTGTATGACTCATCCATTGGCAAGAGCTGCTGTCCCGTAATTATTCGTGTCACTTCACCAGGAGTAACCTAAAAATGTATAAATACATCGAGTTACTTTTTATCATAATAGTACTCGAGAAGGTCATACAGTTGGTATGCAAGCTACACCAGTAACATCACAACCCAAATGAAAAAACAGTCACTGAAACTCACTGGTGTGTTTAAGTACATCTTAATTTACAATTAATCCATTCAGATATGTAATCATAATACCAAAGCCAGGGAGTTACATTTCTTAAAGAA
This window encodes:
- the LOC126267800 gene encoding uncharacterized protein LOC126267800, with product MSQDAEQLRELIRKYEQRQRDLEDRELQARDRLTMLETYMPAVLSWNAWSALQAQQVTPGEVTRIITGQQLLPMDESYTRRLQELENVVRGIKDSEELASVGPKPSGSLTPDDIENMKKLQEIATNEMQLKRRIQSMERKELMYLAALQKADELRMRAEGITSGQEFTSPTIVEAGSSAEGLQRRVVELEAEVNRLKKKAEVLEAENEKLLHMISDGTQVR